The Sphingomonas sp. KR3-1 genome contains a region encoding:
- a CDS encoding HAD family hydrolase: protein MQMTVRAFEIEGLLDKAPEGIEVLSLDCFDTLIWRNTHAPTDVFADLPVAGGGIEPRMWAETQARKRARVRDGAAEVSLEEIYGQMLGDTGAALDAAIDRELEIEARHAFAFAPTVALMREAKKRGLKLIIVSDMYLNEAQLRAHIAGAAGADVLALIDRVFVSNMYGEGKRDNLFRHVLKALGVSGDKVLHVGDNRAADHDAAHEHGIHAVHLLQFDAEAQGRLRMEAATALMLDPAAGTTRPIAQPHRAQVSLRRSDAPEYALGHDVLGPCLTTFAHWLKEELDAASAAAGRPVRPLFVMRDGYLPWRVFDMLYPEMGAAKVELSRFVALRASISNEKALNDYLDEWLDRLPAHSMARQLMLFQHECAKVMKIADPEERRTALARWVRKDRDIQQKIFARRTAFLQKMIAHLNAAGVAEGDAVMLVDIGYNGTVQNLVAPVLAEAMNLSVGGRYIFLREKRQTGLDKRGMIDVRNFDYRTLHALSRSIVVVEQLCNVEQGSTIDFTAEGEPVREETDAKAAHSATRDAVQAACLDFARLAGQAQVRAPHADDLDSRCRSAAATLARLFFLPNAQEVRVFETFDYDFNMGSRTVETLVDKDRGRDGLRRRGLTFYNEQLPQFMSAELQAQGLPVSLANFTASRFKLDLRSTDFEVGGIQVPVILAGAAQQGVMDFTAWPTAEGYYQLRVPVGAQRPVIAVQLGQICEWVQVDEFGFLSIEQMKEGKTSITLQAQATADAMDQMGPGLFRANPTGVLIAAPPPGDAPMILSLVFRPVVARKATAELRVAA from the coding sequence ATGCAGATGACGGTGCGCGCTTTCGAGATCGAAGGCCTGCTGGACAAGGCGCCTGAGGGCATCGAGGTCCTGTCGCTGGACTGTTTCGACACGCTGATCTGGCGCAACACCCATGCGCCGACCGACGTGTTCGCCGATCTTCCCGTAGCCGGCGGCGGTATCGAGCCGCGCATGTGGGCCGAGACCCAGGCCCGCAAGCGCGCCCGCGTCCGCGACGGCGCCGCCGAAGTGAGCCTGGAAGAGATTTACGGGCAGATGCTCGGCGATACCGGCGCCGCGCTCGATGCCGCGATCGACCGCGAGCTCGAGATCGAGGCGCGCCACGCCTTCGCCTTCGCCCCCACCGTGGCGCTGATGCGCGAGGCCAAGAAGCGCGGACTCAAGCTCATCATCGTCTCCGACATGTACCTCAACGAAGCCCAGCTGCGCGCGCACATCGCCGGCGCGGCGGGCGCGGACGTGCTCGCGCTGATCGATCGGGTCTTCGTCTCGAACATGTATGGTGAGGGCAAGCGCGACAATCTGTTCCGCCATGTGCTGAAGGCGCTCGGCGTGTCGGGCGACAAGGTCCTGCACGTCGGCGACAACCGCGCCGCCGACCACGACGCAGCACATGAACACGGCATCCACGCCGTCCATCTGCTCCAGTTCGACGCCGAGGCCCAGGGGCGGTTGCGCATGGAAGCGGCGACGGCGCTGATGCTCGATCCCGCGGCCGGCACCACGCGCCCGATCGCCCAGCCCCACCGCGCCCAGGTCTCGCTGCGCCGCTCGGACGCGCCCGAATATGCGCTGGGCCACGACGTGCTCGGGCCCTGCCTCACCACTTTCGCCCATTGGCTCAAGGAGGAACTGGACGCCGCCTCCGCCGCTGCAGGCCGGCCGGTGCGCCCGCTCTTCGTGATGCGCGACGGCTATCTGCCCTGGCGCGTGTTCGACATGCTCTATCCCGAAATGGGCGCCGCCAAGGTGGAGCTCAGCCGCTTCGTCGCGCTGCGCGCCAGCATCTCGAACGAGAAGGCGCTGAACGACTATCTCGACGAGTGGCTCGATCGCCTCCCCGCCCATTCGATGGCGCGCCAGCTGATGCTGTTCCAGCACGAATGCGCCAAGGTGATGAAGATCGCCGATCCCGAGGAGCGCCGCACCGCGCTCGCCCGCTGGGTGCGCAAGGACCGCGACATCCAGCAGAAGATCTTCGCGCGCCGCACCGCCTTCCTGCAGAAGATGATCGCCCATCTCAACGCCGCGGGCGTGGCGGAAGGCGACGCAGTGATGCTGGTCGACATCGGCTATAACGGCACCGTCCAGAACCTGGTCGCCCCGGTGCTCGCCGAGGCAATGAACCTGTCGGTCGGCGGTCGCTACATCTTCCTGCGCGAGAAGCGCCAGACCGGGCTCGACAAGCGCGGCATGATCGATGTCCGCAACTTCGATTATCGCACGCTCCACGCGCTCTCGCGGTCGATCGTGGTGGTCGAGCAGCTCTGCAACGTCGAGCAGGGATCGACGATCGACTTCACCGCCGAGGGCGAGCCGGTACGCGAGGAGACCGATGCCAAGGCTGCGCACAGCGCGACCCGCGACGCGGTCCAGGCCGCCTGCCTCGATTTCGCGCGGCTGGCCGGCCAGGCGCAGGTCCGCGCGCCGCATGCCGACGATCTCGACAGCCGCTGCCGGAGCGCCGCCGCCACCCTCGCCCGCCTCTTCTTCCTTCCCAACGCCCAGGAAGTCCGCGTCTTCGAGACGTTCGACTATGACTTCAACATGGGCAGCCGCACCGTGGAGACGCTGGTCGACAAGGATCGCGGGCGCGACGGCCTGCGCCGCCGCGGCCTGACCTTCTACAACGAGCAGCTGCCGCAGTTCATGTCGGCCGAGCTCCAGGCGCAGGGCCTTCCGGTCAGCCTCGCCAACTTCACGGCCTCGCGCTTCAAGCTCGATCTGCGCTCCACCGATTTCGAGGTGGGCGGGATCCAGGTGCCGGTGATCCTCGCCGGCGCGGCGCAGCAGGGCGTGATGGACTTCACCGCCTGGCCGACGGCCGAGGGCTATTACCAGCTGCGCGTGCCCGTTGGGGCGCAGCGCCCGGTGATCGCCGTGCAGCTCGGCCAGATCTGCGAATGGGTGCAGGTCGACGAGTTCGGCTTCCTGTCGATCGAGCAGATGAAGGAAGGCAAGACGAGCATCACGCTCCAGGCCCAGGCAACGGCGGATGCGATGGACCAGATGGGCCCGGGCCTGTTCCGTGCCAATCCCACCGGCGTGCTGATCGCCGCGCCGCCGCCGGGCGACGCACCGATGATCCTCTCGCTGGTGTTCCGCCCCGTCGTCGCCCGCAAGGCGACCGCAGAGCTGCGCGTCGCCGCCTGA
- the cmk gene encoding (d)CMP kinase, with translation MIIAVDGPAASGKGTIARALAQHYGLPHLDTGLLYRAVAATVLREELDPAREADAVSACSFEDYLLDDPWLRTDEVGKVASVVSAHPLVRAALLNRQKKFARQPSGAVLDGRDIGTVIAPDADVKLFVKATPMIRAQRRHLELRKHGILTSLDKVLADIRARDERDSKRSEAPMLQAPDAALLDTSFLSIDAAVQRAIAIVNGKMHATGQAG, from the coding sequence ATGATCATCGCAGTCGACGGACCGGCAGCCTCTGGTAAGGGCACCATCGCGCGCGCCCTCGCGCAGCATTACGGACTGCCGCATCTCGATACCGGGCTGCTCTATCGAGCCGTCGCAGCCACCGTGCTGCGCGAGGAGCTCGACCCGGCCAGGGAAGCCGACGCGGTCTCGGCCTGCAGCTTTGAAGACTATTTGCTCGACGATCCCTGGCTGCGCACCGATGAGGTGGGCAAGGTCGCCTCGGTGGTATCCGCGCATCCGCTGGTCCGAGCCGCGCTGCTCAACCGCCAGAAGAAATTCGCGCGCCAGCCCAGCGGCGCGGTGCTCGACGGTCGCGACATCGGCACGGTGATCGCGCCGGACGCGGACGTGAAGCTGTTCGTCAAGGCGACCCCGATGATTCGTGCCCAGCGCCGCCATCTCGAGCTGCGCAAGCACGGCATCCTCACCAGCCTCGACAAGGTGCTGGCGGACATCCGCGCGCGCGACGAACGCGATTCCAAGCGCAGCGAAGCGCCGATGCTGCAGGCGCCCGATGCGGCGCTGCTCGACACCAGCTTCCTCTCGATCGATGCCGCCGTGCAGCGCGCCATCGCCATCGTGAACGGCAAGATGCACGCGACCGGCCAGGCTGGTTAA